From Gemmatimonadaceae bacterium, the proteins below share one genomic window:
- a CDS encoding vitamin B12-dependent ribonucleotide reductase, which produces MSVSKIPPAGKASLTANARTVLAKRYLIKNEKGQSVEQPEDLFWRVATVVAEADRRYGSTDEQVQAQAEAFYALMTQRRFEPNSPTLMNAGRPLGQLSACFVLPVEDALSNHKDGIYDTLASMALIHQSGGGTGFSFSRLRPKGSMVRSTTGVASGPVSFMKLYDASTDAVKQGGTRRGANMGILRVDHPDVLEFITCKEDLTQVTNFNISVGVTAKFMEALKNRTSYDLVDPSSGKVVGALDANMVWDKMILGAWRTGEPGCFFIDEANRFNPVPHLGAYEATNPCGEQPLLAYDVCNLGSVNVGYYVNDGVMDWDAFRADIHLSTHFLDNIIDVNKYPLPEIDALSKRIRRIGLGVMGFADMLVRMGIAYDSPEGVEMGRRVMEFLDVEGKNESRRLAEQRGPFTEWGRSIWGPDETCARDAAGERIRPMQLLRNCNVTTVAPTGTISIIAGCSSGLEPLFAVAFMRNQAGVMMPDVNEDFVRIAKAGGWYSDALMERIAAQGHIRFDEVPERWQKVFVTANQITPEMHIRMQAAFQAHCDSAISKTTNFAHTATVEDVREIYELAYAMHCKGVTVYRDGSRDNQVLSTGATEKAAAERDGKAVEAPTREEQADLHGTIAELQAANEALRKRVFDVEAENLQRRAKRSRPDRLRGTTIRKETPLGVMFVSINEDEKGQPFEVFINLGKAGGSAMADAEAMGRLISLALRSGIPLTEIHRQMRGISSDRMVGLGPNKVMSVPDAIGLALEEWMREKQGVQQELISDRAVPPVADAGDNVVRAMGRPSLSGSSGAQGEFEMTSFDGGQAFMGTCPDCGSQLEYAEGCVKCHVCGFSECG; this is translated from the coding sequence ATGTCCGTCTCCAAAATTCCGCCAGCTGGCAAGGCGTCGCTCACCGCAAACGCCCGGACCGTGCTGGCCAAGCGCTACCTCATCAAGAACGAGAAGGGTCAGTCGGTCGAGCAGCCGGAAGACCTGTTCTGGCGTGTGGCCACCGTGGTGGCGGAGGCGGACCGGCGGTACGGATCGACTGACGAGCAGGTGCAGGCGCAGGCCGAGGCGTTCTATGCGCTGATGACGCAGCGCCGGTTCGAACCCAATTCGCCCACGCTGATGAACGCCGGCCGTCCGCTGGGCCAGCTCTCGGCGTGTTTCGTGCTGCCCGTGGAGGATGCCCTGTCCAACCACAAGGACGGCATCTACGACACGCTGGCCAGCATGGCGCTCATCCACCAGTCGGGGGGCGGCACGGGCTTCTCGTTCTCGCGGCTGCGGCCCAAGGGGTCGATGGTGCGGAGCACCACCGGCGTGGCGTCGGGCCCCGTGTCATTCATGAAGTTGTATGACGCCAGCACCGATGCGGTGAAGCAGGGCGGGACGCGGCGCGGGGCCAACATGGGCATCCTGCGCGTGGACCACCCCGATGTGCTCGAGTTCATCACCTGCAAGGAAGATCTGACGCAGGTGACCAATTTCAACATCTCGGTGGGCGTCACGGCCAAGTTCATGGAGGCGTTGAAGAACCGGACGTCGTACGACCTCGTGGATCCGTCGAGCGGCAAGGTGGTGGGCGCGCTCGACGCGAACATGGTCTGGGACAAGATGATCCTGGGCGCGTGGCGTACTGGGGAACCCGGCTGCTTCTTCATCGACGAGGCCAACAGGTTCAACCCGGTTCCGCATCTCGGCGCCTACGAAGCCACCAACCCGTGCGGCGAGCAGCCGCTGCTGGCGTACGACGTGTGCAACCTGGGGTCGGTGAACGTCGGCTATTACGTGAACGACGGGGTGATGGACTGGGACGCATTCCGTGCGGACATCCATCTGAGCACGCACTTCCTGGACAACATCATCGACGTCAACAAGTACCCGCTGCCGGAGATCGACGCGCTGTCCAAGCGCATCCGGCGCATCGGGCTGGGCGTGATGGGCTTTGCCGACATGCTGGTGCGCATGGGCATCGCCTACGACAGCCCCGAGGGCGTCGAGATGGGGCGGCGCGTGATGGAGTTCCTGGACGTCGAGGGCAAGAACGAGAGCCGGCGGTTGGCCGAGCAGCGCGGGCCGTTCACCGAGTGGGGGCGGTCCATCTGGGGTCCCGACGAGACGTGCGCGCGCGACGCGGCAGGGGAGCGCATCCGTCCCATGCAGCTCTTGCGCAACTGCAACGTCACGACGGTGGCGCCCACGGGGACGATCTCGATCATCGCGGGCTGTTCGTCGGGGCTGGAGCCGCTGTTTGCCGTTGCGTTCATGCGCAACCAGGCGGGTGTGATGATGCCCGACGTGAACGAGGATTTCGTGCGCATCGCGAAGGCCGGGGGGTGGTACAGTGACGCGTTGATGGAGCGGATCGCGGCGCAGGGCCACATCAGGTTCGACGAGGTGCCCGAGCGGTGGCAGAAGGTGTTCGTGACCGCCAATCAGATCACGCCCGAGATGCACATCCGCATGCAGGCGGCCTTCCAGGCGCACTGCGATTCCGCGATTTCCAAGACCACCAATTTCGCGCACACGGCGACGGTGGAGGACGTGCGCGAGATCTACGAGTTGGCGTACGCGATGCACTGCAAGGGAGTGACGGTGTACCGCGACGGGTCGCGGGACAACCAGGTGCTCTCGACCGGTGCAACGGAGAAGGCGGCGGCGGAACGGGACGGCAAGGCGGTGGAGGCGCCGACGCGGGAGGAGCAGGCCGATCTGCACGGGACGATCGCCGAACTCCAGGCGGCGAACGAGGCGCTGCGGAAGCGCGTGTTCGACGTGGAGGCGGAGAATCTGCAGCGGCGGGCCAAGCGATCGCGTCCCGACCGGCTGCGTGGCACGACCATCCGCAAGGAGACGCCGCTCGGCGTGATGTTCGTGAGCATCAACGAAGACGAGAAGGGGCAGCCGTTCGAAGTGTTCATCAACCTGGGCAAGGCGGGCGGGAGTGCCATGGCCGACGCCGAGGCGATGGGGCGGCTGATCAGTCTGGCCTTGCGGTCGGGCATTCCGCTCACGGAGATCCACCGGCAGATGCGCGGCATCTCGTCGGACCGGATGGTGGGACTGGGCCCGAACAAGGTGATGAGCGTGCCGGACGCGATCGGGCTGGCCCTCGAAGAGTGGATGCGCGAGAAGCAGGGCGTGCAGCAGGAGCTGATCAGCGATCGTGCGGTGCCGCCGGTGGCCGATGCGGGGGACAACGTGGTGCGGGCCATGGGCCGGCCGAGCCTGTCGGGGTCGTCGGGCGCGCAGGGCGAGTTCGAGATGACGTCATTCGACGGTGGGCAGGCGTTCATGGGAACGTGTCCCGACTGCGGATCACAGCTCGAGTACGCCGAAGGGTGCGTGAAATGCCACGTGTGCGGGTTCAGCGAGTGTGGATGA
- a CDS encoding aldo/keto reductase — MEFRRLGNTGLTVSRICLGCMSYGDPAAALPGEPSRWAWVLKEDEARPFFKRALELGINFFDTANVYSLGASEEITGRALRAFARREDFVLATKVWGRMRPGPNGQGLSRKAILQEIDASLKRLGTDYVDLYQIHRWDDATPIEETMEALHDVVRMGKARYIGASSMHAWQFASAQHAADRHGWTRFVSMQNHYNLLYREEEREMSPLCRDQGVGMIPWSPLARGRLARGPDTGTTKRSASDQFAKTLYAAMAHADGQVMEALDRVAAQRKLPHAQVALAWLLHRDAVTAPIVGATKMEHLETSVGALDVRLSNEEMQALEAPYVAHPVAGFG, encoded by the coding sequence ATGGAATTCCGAAGACTTGGCAACACGGGTCTCACCGTTTCTCGTATCTGCCTTGGGTGCATGAGCTACGGCGACCCCGCCGCGGCATTGCCCGGTGAACCTTCACGCTGGGCCTGGGTGCTGAAGGAGGACGAGGCGCGGCCGTTCTTCAAGCGCGCGCTCGAACTCGGCATCAACTTCTTCGATACGGCGAACGTGTACTCGCTAGGGGCGAGCGAGGAGATCACGGGCCGCGCGCTGCGCGCGTTCGCGCGGCGGGAAGACTTCGTGCTCGCCACGAAGGTCTGGGGACGGATGCGTCCCGGCCCGAACGGCCAGGGTCTCTCGCGCAAGGCGATCCTCCAGGAGATCGACGCGAGCCTGAAACGGCTCGGCACCGACTACGTGGACCTCTACCAGATCCACCGCTGGGACGACGCGACGCCGATCGAGGAGACGATGGAGGCGCTGCACGATGTGGTGCGCATGGGCAAGGCGCGGTACATCGGCGCGTCGTCCATGCACGCGTGGCAGTTCGCCAGCGCGCAGCACGCGGCGGACCGCCACGGTTGGACGCGCTTCGTGTCCATGCAGAATCACTACAACCTTCTGTATCGCGAGGAGGAGCGGGAGATGTCGCCGCTCTGTCGCGATCAGGGTGTGGGCATGATTCCCTGGAGTCCGCTCGCGCGCGGCCGGCTGGCGCGCGGACCGGATACGGGGACCACCAAGCGATCGGCGTCGGATCAGTTCGCCAAGACGCTGTATGCGGCGATGGCCCACGCGGACGGACAGGTGATGGAGGCGCTGGATCGGGTGGCGGCGCAGCGCAAGCTGCCCCACGCCCAGGTTGCCCTCGCCTGGCTACTCCACCGTGACGCCGTGACGGCCCCCATCGTTGGGGCGACGAAGATGGAGCACCTCGAGACCTCGGTCGGGGCGTTGGACGTGCGACTGTCCAACGAAGAGATGCAGGCGCTGGAGGCGCCGTACGTCGCGCACCCCGTTGCGGGCTTCGGCTGA
- a CDS encoding PH domain-containing protein has translation MSYVDENLLAGERVSFRTTLHWNIYVVPVLLSLVVFAPLTWLAFESQRPVVAAAPVAAIVIALLSAFLRRRSSEFAVTNKRVIMKLGVFQTRSVELLLPKVEGVGVNQGLMGKMLGYGEIVVTGSGGTREQFSDIDKPLEFRRALQTATSA, from the coding sequence GTGAGCTATGTTGACGAGAATCTCCTGGCCGGCGAGCGGGTCTCGTTCCGGACCACACTCCACTGGAACATCTATGTTGTTCCGGTGCTGCTCTCGCTGGTCGTCTTCGCGCCGCTCACCTGGCTGGCGTTCGAGTCGCAGCGCCCGGTGGTGGCCGCTGCGCCCGTCGCCGCGATCGTCATCGCGCTGCTGAGCGCGTTCCTGCGCCGGCGGTCGTCGGAGTTCGCGGTCACGAACAAGCGCGTGATCATGAAGCTCGGTGTGTTCCAGACGCGGTCGGTGGAACTGCTGCTGCCGAAAGTCGAAGGCGTCGGGGTGAACCAGGGGCTGATGGGCAAGATGCTCGGCTATGGGGAGATCGTGGTCACCGGCAGTGGCGGGACCCGTGAGCAGTTTTCGGACATCGACAAACCGCTCGAGTTTCGGCGCGCGCTGCAGACGGCGACCAGCGCCTGA
- a CDS encoding DUF2127 domain-containing protein has translation MSSPQLHRDRVLELIAAFKLVKALLLLIVVAGALEYVRPAITLRAREWVGAISFTGEPRFVRDLLAWLSGTSAARIRELGLVALGYAVLYTLEGVGLWLERRWAEYLTVIATASFIPFEAIALAGGLTGPKLFTFTVNVLVCAYLVWLLRGTNGAAKRLAGGDSTTG, from the coding sequence GTGAGTTCGCCACAGCTCCACCGCGACCGTGTGCTCGAGCTGATCGCGGCGTTCAAACTGGTGAAGGCGCTGCTGCTGCTCATCGTGGTGGCCGGAGCATTGGAGTACGTGCGACCAGCGATCACGTTACGGGCCCGCGAATGGGTGGGCGCCATCTCGTTCACCGGCGAGCCGCGATTCGTGCGCGACCTGCTCGCGTGGCTGAGCGGCACGAGCGCCGCGCGCATCCGCGAGCTCGGTCTGGTGGCCTTGGGATACGCCGTTCTCTATACCCTCGAGGGCGTGGGCCTCTGGCTCGAACGACGGTGGGCGGAGTACCTGACGGTTATCGCTACGGCATCGTTCATTCCGTTCGAGGCAATCGCGCTCGCCGGCGGCCTCACGGGCCCCAAACTCTTCACATTCACGGTGAACGTGCTGGTGTGCGCGTATCTCGTGTGGCTGCTCCGGGGCACGAACGGGGCGGCGAAGCGCTTGGCCGGCGGCGATTCGACCACCGGGTAG
- a CDS encoding ATP-binding protein, which yields MVNAPRIGWRKWALAFGSATIVLMAAGYWVYRVEADEIHRAQFSAVAAVGQLKSDQIEQWRRERSVDAAVAARDPAFAIALPALSNPALPALRARARARLKSVAVASDYTDGLLTSMDGRVLLAAHDSTPPLDSATRAAIMQAAQTSGGVLSDLFLGRDDSVFIDAVSVVRDGMGRPLGAIALRANARTYLYPLIDAWPNPSRSAETVLIERRGNDVLSLSDLRYEANSALRWRRSLTLVEFPAVQAVLGRRGPVEGVDYRGVDVLADLRAIPGSPWLMVAKVDADELLAEARYRAWVISLMVASLILAAAAVTAYGYRRRQAGVFRGLYESTREAQAALVQSLERFQLANRATFDVIWDYDPQANTLWHNDNFRERFGYPSQDAEIGLESWSSRVHEDDRARARAGLDAAVASTATFWSDSYRFRRRDGTYAMVEDRGNIVRDAEGRAVRVIGAMQDVTQMRRAEQGIRRLNRVYAVLSEINQAIVRIRDQPALFERACAIAVERGQLRMAWVGLRDGHSPELRVAASAGLSAGYLETVKIDIGDPTRGSGPTGVAVREGRHDVCNDIEHDPRMAPWRDRALRLGFRSSAAFPLIVDRVVRGAFTLYAAEPDFFDRDELALLDDLAMSISFAMELAEQESNRRQLEAQFLQAQKMETVGRLAGGIAHDFNNLLTVINGTAGMLLEYDAVDAGLRRDLMAIKDAGDRAAALTRQLLAFSRQQLLTPDVIDLNALVGRMQPMLRRLISENIDLVVTPGAALGSVRADPGQIEQVVLNLVVNASDAMPAGGTLTIETENADLDSTYAESHPSVPPGAYVVLSIADTGTGMDEAIRQKIFEPFFTTKEAGKGTGLGLATVYGIIKQSEGSVWVDSQPGRGSVFKIYLPRVAEGAPSRTPAEALAMPRGTETILLVEDDEAVRRLAARILTAAGYTVLPAADGAEALEILGRQETPIQLLLSDVVLPGISGRELAARVAERYPEIGVLLTSGYTDDAMLRMAVTDSTAHFLGKPYTAVELTRRVREVLDAP from the coding sequence ATGGTCAACGCCCCCCGGATTGGCTGGCGTAAGTGGGCGCTAGCGTTCGGATCGGCCACCATCGTGCTGATGGCCGCCGGGTACTGGGTGTACCGAGTGGAGGCGGATGAAATCCACCGGGCCCAGTTCAGCGCCGTGGCGGCGGTGGGGCAGCTCAAGAGCGACCAGATCGAGCAATGGCGGCGGGAACGCAGCGTGGATGCCGCGGTGGCGGCGCGGGATCCAGCCTTCGCGATTGCGCTCCCCGCACTCTCGAACCCCGCCTTGCCGGCACTTCGCGCGCGCGCCCGCGCGCGTCTGAAGAGCGTGGCCGTGGCGTCCGACTACACGGACGGGTTGCTGACCTCGATGGATGGACGGGTTCTGCTCGCGGCGCACGACAGCACACCGCCACTCGACTCGGCCACCCGGGCGGCGATCATGCAAGCGGCGCAGACGTCGGGCGGAGTCCTGTCCGACCTGTTTCTCGGGCGTGACGACTCGGTGTTCATCGACGCGGTGAGTGTGGTCCGCGACGGAATGGGCCGGCCGCTCGGCGCCATCGCCCTTCGCGCCAACGCACGCACCTATCTGTATCCGCTCATCGACGCCTGGCCCAACCCCAGCCGCAGCGCGGAGACGGTGCTGATCGAACGTCGCGGCAACGATGTACTGTCGCTCAGCGATCTGCGATATGAGGCCAACTCGGCGTTGCGGTGGCGGCGCTCGCTCACGCTGGTGGAATTTCCGGCGGTGCAGGCGGTGCTCGGGAGGCGCGGTCCGGTGGAAGGGGTGGACTATCGCGGCGTGGACGTGCTGGCGGATCTGCGCGCGATCCCGGGCTCTCCCTGGTTGATGGTGGCCAAGGTGGACGCCGACGAACTCCTCGCCGAAGCGCGGTACCGGGCGTGGGTGATCAGTCTCATGGTTGCCTCGCTGATCCTGGCGGCGGCGGCGGTGACGGCGTACGGCTACCGGCGCCGGCAGGCCGGGGTGTTCAGGGGCCTGTACGAGTCGACGCGCGAGGCACAGGCGGCGCTGGTGCAGAGCCTGGAACGCTTCCAGTTGGCCAACCGTGCGACGTTCGACGTCATCTGGGACTACGACCCACAGGCGAACACGCTCTGGCACAACGACAATTTCCGGGAACGCTTCGGCTACCCGTCGCAGGACGCCGAAATCGGGCTGGAGTCATGGAGCAGCAGGGTGCACGAGGATGATCGGGCGCGCGCACGCGCCGGACTCGACGCCGCCGTCGCATCCACGGCCACGTTCTGGTCCGACTCCTATCGGTTCCGCCGACGCGACGGCACGTACGCGATGGTCGAAGACCGCGGCAATATCGTGCGTGACGCCGAGGGGCGCGCCGTGCGGGTAATCGGCGCCATGCAGGACGTCACGCAGATGCGACGGGCCGAACAGGGGATACGGCGGCTCAACCGCGTGTACGCCGTGCTCAGCGAGATCAACCAGGCGATCGTACGGATCCGGGATCAGCCGGCGCTGTTCGAGCGGGCCTGCGCGATCGCCGTGGAGCGGGGCCAACTCCGCATGGCGTGGGTGGGTCTGCGCGATGGACACTCCCCGGAGTTGCGCGTCGCGGCGTCGGCCGGCCTGAGCGCCGGGTATCTGGAAACAGTCAAGATCGACATCGGCGATCCCACCCGCGGGAGCGGCCCGACGGGAGTCGCCGTGCGCGAAGGCCGGCACGACGTCTGCAATGACATCGAACACGATCCCCGCATGGCCCCCTGGCGCGACCGGGCGCTGCGCCTGGGGTTCCGGTCGTCCGCTGCGTTTCCATTGATCGTCGATCGGGTCGTCCGCGGCGCGTTCACCCTGTACGCCGCCGAGCCGGACTTCTTCGACCGCGACGAACTGGCATTGCTCGACGATCTCGCGATGAGCATCAGCTTCGCCATGGAACTCGCCGAGCAGGAGTCCAACCGGCGGCAGCTGGAGGCGCAGTTCCTGCAAGCCCAGAAAATGGAGACGGTGGGCAGGTTGGCCGGCGGCATCGCGCACGACTTCAACAACCTGCTCACGGTGATCAACGGCACGGCTGGTATGCTGCTGGAATACGACGCGGTGGACGCGGGCCTGCGCCGGGATCTGATGGCGATCAAAGACGCCGGTGACCGGGCGGCGGCGCTCACCCGTCAACTGCTGGCGTTCAGCCGCCAACAACTGCTGACGCCCGACGTCATCGACCTCAACGCCCTGGTCGGCCGAATGCAGCCCATGCTACGGCGGCTGATCAGCGAGAACATCGACCTCGTCGTCACGCCGGGTGCGGCACTCGGCAGCGTCCGGGCCGATCCGGGTCAGATCGAACAGGTCGTGTTGAATCTCGTCGTGAACGCGAGCGATGCGATGCCCGCGGGCGGCACGCTGACGATCGAGACGGAGAACGCCGATCTGGACTCAACGTACGCCGAGTCCCATCCGTCGGTGCCGCCGGGTGCGTACGTGGTGCTCTCGATCGCCGATACCGGTACCGGGATGGATGAGGCGATCCGGCAGAAGATCTTTGAACCGTTCTTCACGACCAAAGAAGCCGGAAAGGGTACCGGCCTTGGGCTCGCGACGGTGTACGGCATCATCAAGCAGAGTGAGGGCAGCGTCTGGGTGGACAGCCAGCCGGGGCGCGGGTCGGTGTTCAAGATCTATCTGCCTCGGGTCGCGGAAGGGGCGCCGTCGCGCACGCCGGCCGAGGCACTGGCCATGCCGCGGGGAACGGAGACGATTCTCCTGGTTGAAGACGACGAGGCGGTGCGACGCCTCGCCGCGAGGATCCTGACGGCGGCCGGATACACGGTGCTCCCGGCGGCGGACGGCGCGGAAGCGCTCGAGATTCTGGGCCGGCAGGAGACGCCGATCCAACTGCTGCTGAGCGATGTGGTGCTTCCGGGGATCAGCGGACGCGAACTCGCCGCCCGGGTCGCGGAGCGTTACCCAGAAATCGGCGTCCTGCTGACCTCCGGCTACACCGACGACGCGATGCTGCGGATGGCCGTGACCGACAGCACCGCCCACTTCCTGGGCAAGCCCTACACGGCGGTCGAACTGACGCGTCGCGTGCGCGAGGTGCTCGACGCGCCCTGA
- a CDS encoding DNA starvation/stationary phase protection protein, with protein sequence MTTTTRPAPARGKAEPRTDHQVTQEFGHERKLPIALSESACKQSVENLNQVLADTMALRDLYKKHHWQVSGPTFYQLHLLFDKHWGEQSELVDSLAERIMMLGGLSIAMAQDVAETTLVPRPPRGRETAEAQIQRLLHAHEVVLEAARATARDAAKAGDDGTNDLVVSGVIRTNELQVWFLAEHVTSAHG encoded by the coding sequence ATGACGACGACAACCAGACCGGCGCCGGCCCGCGGCAAAGCGGAACCGCGCACTGACCACCAGGTCACCCAGGAGTTCGGCCACGAGCGCAAGCTGCCCATCGCGCTGTCCGAATCGGCGTGCAAGCAGTCGGTGGAGAACCTGAACCAGGTGCTCGCTGATACCATGGCCCTGCGCGACCTGTACAAGAAGCATCACTGGCAGGTGTCCGGCCCCACGTTTTACCAATTGCATCTGCTGTTCGACAAGCACTGGGGCGAGCAATCGGAACTGGTCGATTCCCTGGCCGAGCGCATCATGATGCTCGGCGGACTCAGTATCGCGATGGCGCAGGACGTGGCCGAGACGACGCTCGTTCCCCGGCCGCCGCGCGGGCGTGAGACCGCCGAAGCGCAGATCCAGCGGTTGCTCCACGCACACGAGGTCGTGCTCGAAGCAGCACGGGCCACGGCGCGTGACGCCGCCAAAGCGGGCGACGACGGAACCAACGATCTCGTCGTGAGCGGCGTGATCCGCACCAACGAGCTACAGGTGTGGTTCCTGGCCGAGCACGTGACGAGCGCGCACGGGTAG
- a CDS encoding TIGR00730 family Rossman fold protein: MKIRTLCVFCASSPGANPRYVAATREFGALMARSGRRIVYGGGNTGLMGALADAALAAGGEVVGLMPRHLVDREVAHRGLTRLDVVASMHERKARLADMADGFVALPGGLGTLEEFTEIWTWGQLGLHAKPYGLLNVAGYYDPLLAFLDHAVSERFVRPEHRAMVRVADDPAMLVTAMESAPAPAQPKYIDRSAT; the protein is encoded by the coding sequence GTGAAGATCCGCACGCTCTGTGTCTTCTGCGCGTCGAGCCCCGGCGCCAATCCACGCTACGTGGCGGCGACCCGCGAGTTCGGCGCGCTGATGGCGAGGTCCGGCCGCCGCATCGTGTACGGCGGCGGCAACACCGGGCTGATGGGCGCGCTGGCAGACGCGGCGCTCGCGGCCGGTGGTGAGGTGGTGGGGCTCATGCCCCGGCACCTCGTGGACCGCGAGGTGGCGCACCGGGGCCTCACGAGGCTGGACGTCGTGGCGTCGATGCACGAACGGAAAGCGCGGCTGGCCGACATGGCCGACGGGTTCGTGGCGCTGCCGGGCGGTCTCGGCACCCTCGAAGAGTTCACCGAGATCTGGACGTGGGGCCAACTTGGGCTCCACGCCAAGCCATACGGACTACTCAACGTCGCCGGGTACTACGATCCGCTGCTGGCGTTCCTCGATCATGCGGTGTCGGAGCGCTTCGTGCGCCCCGAACACCGCGCGATGGTACGGGTGGCCGACGATCCGGCGATGCTGGTCACCGCGATGGAGTCCGCGCCGGCGCCGGCGCAGCCCAAGTACATCGATCGGTCGGCGACGTAG
- a CDS encoding DinB family protein, whose translation MTATAPEVFLTPHALLEHWQGHRRLTRRVIEAFPDEQFNTFAVGGMRPFGTMAVEMLRMAAPTVHGVLTGDWVEGVSADPKPKAEVLRLWDASTAKMNEGWPKIPATRFQETVNAFGYYEGRACDLVMYVIDNEIHHRAQGYVYLRALNIAPPPFWERQ comes from the coding sequence ATGACCGCGACCGCACCCGAAGTCTTTCTCACTCCGCACGCCCTGCTCGAACACTGGCAGGGGCATCGCCGTCTCACCCGCCGCGTGATCGAGGCGTTTCCCGACGAACAGTTCAACACCTTCGCGGTGGGCGGCATGCGGCCCTTCGGCACCATGGCCGTGGAGATGCTGCGTATGGCCGCGCCAACGGTTCATGGCGTGCTCACCGGCGACTGGGTGGAAGGAGTCTCCGCCGACCCGAAGCCCAAAGCTGAGGTGCTGCGCCTGTGGGACGCTTCCACCGCCAAGATGAATGAAGGCTGGCCGAAGATCCCGGCCACGCGCTTTCAGGAGACGGTCAACGCGTTCGGCTACTACGAGGGGCGCGCCTGCGATCTCGTCATGTACGTGATCGATAACGAGATCCACCACCGGGCGCAGGGCTACGTCTATCTGCGCGCGCTGAACATCGCGCCGCCGCCATTCTGGGAGCGGCAGTAG